tagtggatgcatggcggaacctccaccctgactcaaacgcattctcgcggaggtctgaggggggcggttcccgcattgatcgaatgtatatctccggtgcgtttgtctcccgtgtctcagcggcctcaatgcggctggtgccgtgctcggaccactgtctggtgcgcgtggacttcaatccggggcgcacgcgggctgggtctgcttactggcatttcaataacaagctgctggaggatcggtgtttccgggagtcattcagacggagttgagtgaagtggagagagaggcaggggagcttttcttcacttaggcagtggtgggatgtggggaaagctcacatccgcctcttttgtaaggaatatacgtgggggtcgaccggaaggcgggactcagcggttgagaggctcgagagggagctatcgggggcggagtctcgcctgggtcggattggtgaggactcctgtgaatggggagagtttcaggggaagaaggaagccttgaggaacctgctgcttgagcggtcccgaggagcttacgtgaggtcgcgggtccaaatgctgcacgatttggaccgagcgtcacctttctttttctctctggagaaggggcggggagcccgcaaacagctcgtagagctgctcgcggatgatggctcctctgtcacagatccagagaggatcagtgctttagtccggtccttttatgggaccctgttctccgcagatggttgcagcggggaggctcagcgggtcctgtgggagggtctaccgactgtagatagggaagcgttcgatcttctggatgactccttatcactggaggagttgacacgtgccctgcaccagctcaggaggggcaagtcccctgggctggatgggtcgacggtagaatttgttagagccttctgggatgtcctgggggatgattatatgaaggttctgggggagagcctggcgaccggggagatgcccctctcgtggcgcagagcagtcgttgtcctgctgcccaagaagggtgaactccgcctgttgaagaactggcgcccggtctctctcctctgtacagagtacaaaatctttgcacgggcgatggcaaatcgcctaggctctgtgctgtctcaactgattcaccctgaccagtcctatacagtccctggtcggtccattcaggataacatccacctggttagggacctgattcatctatctcagggcactggtcagtcagtagccttcctgtctcttgatcaggagaaggcttttgacagggtagaccacgactacctactcgggacgctgcaagcgttcggatttggaccgcattttgtagccagggtccggctcttgtaaactgcagcggagtgtcttgtgaaggttaatggggtgttgttggctcccattcattttgggaggggggttcgtcaggggtgccccatgtccggtcagttgtactcggtctgtgtagagccattcctgtgtcttcttcggaggaagctgacaggcctggctctaccaggtccgggggtggaagtggttctttcagcctatgccgatgatgtgctccttacgttcactgaccctggtgacctgcggaggatgcgtgactcccagaggactttctcggctgcatcatccgccaggattaattggagtaaatgctctggactattagtgggtcagtggcaggtagactccctgccggaggagatggcgatgtatgcgtggagcaccatgcacctcctctatctgggggtgtacctgagtcccactgaggatgcctggccggcgaactggcaggagctggagatgaaaatcgtcgcccggctgggacgctggtcaggcctgcttggagtcctttcctttcaggggagggtgctggtcataaaccagctggtggcctccatgttgtggtaccggctggctactcttgtcccgccctccatctttgcaactactttacagaagaagctggtggacttcttctggggaaataggaagcattgggttaccgcagcagtcctgagtctcccgttggaggagggcggccagtccttggtatgcgtgcgtacccaggtggcggctctccgtctcaggactctgcggaggtatatgtacacggagaacccccccaggtggcacgctctggccacgtatttttttcgtcggggttgttgcctacggggggtttcgcggctgccggtggcgggcatcagtcgacccgccttacggggtctgcctagtttctatcgggacgtgcttagagtgaggaatttggttgttttcagccgacgtgttgctccacaaagggagggggacgtcgtggctgcgggagcagccggtcctcaccctgtcatggcgggtgtcgaggagaggcgtgtgcctagagtagttctgacaGCTTACCctcgctccgtcagatttgctcatcgggcctaggctccgggatctctcccgggcgccggctccgcacaacttgagccgcctttccgagatgcccagcgtgctgtttcgtgatgcgaagagacgcacactgtacagaatgctcctgcacattctacacctccttgttttcgtacaccgccctgatacatcttggcggtctgtgttaccacctgaagacggggacggtcctcagtggggggctctctataagggagttgttcccctttacatcggggacctggggtggagagtgctgcacagagacgtggtgtgtaataaactgttgagccggttcacgggctcgccgaccgcctgtattttctgcggtgacgaagagaccgtgttccatgtctatatggaatgtgagaggttactgcccctgtaccaatatctgaaggggttgttcctcaagttctggttacactttagtcctacgattctagtgttttcccttagtgtgtagggagtggatgcgaaagtagggataacatagaactggtgtgaatgggcgatcgatggtcggagtggcCTCGGTGGGGGAAGGGTCTGTATCTATAAAACTAATAACAACTAAAATGCTGAAATACATGGccagcagggggaggggagggtctttcgggggggtgggacctccctgtcggtttgctcttgggcctggccaagtcggccattcgcgggtccaggcagcgggcggtcgatggtcttgccagagtcggctgccttccccttttccgggcctacgtccgtgcgcgcgtgaccctagagagggaacacgcagagaccacggggactatggaggccttccgtgggcgctggtcaccgcggggggttgagagcattgtaaataatgaaggcaacattgtattataaggattatttgatgacttgtaacccctgaatgtggttttgatgtgatgtatcatgtgaatgtgctgaataaagtctttgaaaatgaaaaaaaaaaaaaaaaaaaagagagagagagagagagagagagagagagagagagagagagagagagagagagagagagagagagagagagagagagagagagagagagagagagagaggagacacccccccaccccccccatccccccacccccccccccccccccccgctggtagagctgctgcctcacagtgccggagacccgggttcaatcctgacctccgtgaCATCCTGACATTGGTCCTGTGTGGGTTGCAcccggtgccccagtttcctccccatccccataacATGTGGGCTtgtagattatagacaatagacaacagacaatagttcattggtctttgtaaatttcccttagtgtgtagggagtggatgcgaaagtagggataacatagaactggtgtgaatgggcgatcgatggtcggagtggcCTCGGTGGGGGAAGGGTCTGTATCTATAAAACTAATAACAACTAAAATGCTGAAATACATGGCCAGCATAGCCTCGATTCTCAAGACAGTATTATTTTGACACCTTTTTCTAACACATTCATTGCACAACATTAATCTCATAAAATCTAGATTTGTAGGTGTCAACAATTTGGATTTCCATTGTGTATTTACAAGTCTGTGATGCCAGATGGCTGGTGGCTGTTTGTGGAATGCTGTCTGACGGGACTCTCGGCTTTCAGTTTTAGACCAATGATTTAGAGAAACTCTCAAGAATACCACaaacaagttagacacaaaatgctgcagtaactcagtgggacaggcaacatctctgggaagaaggaatgggtgacgtatcaggtcgagacgtctgaagaagggtccgacctgaaacattacccactggCCGGATGAGTAGTGTAGCTCAAAGAGTCGCCGTTTCTCTTTGTATCTTCACGAGGGAGAAGATGGAGAGGGAAGTGGTGATGCtgattattttagattttttagatttagagatacagcgcggaaacaggcccttcggcccaccgagtccacaccgcccagcgatccccgcacactaacactatcctacacacactagggacaatttttatatttacccagtcagttaacctacatacctgtacgtctttggagtgtgggaggaaaccgaagatctcggagaaaacccacgcaggtcacggggagaacgtacagactccgtacagacggcgcccgtagtcaggatcgaacctgagtctccatcgctgcattcgctgtaaggcagcagctctaccgctgcgccaccgctgaaGCAAAGCTCCCTCTTCTGATTGACCCACATAAAGGTTTCCATGAGATTGGTTGCAACTGGATTGCAATGGTAAAGCTAGAATGGCAAGAAATGAGGACGTTTCTGTACCAGCTGTTTTTAACTAAATATCCTGCTGTGCTCCTTGATGAACCTGGTAGCTGGCAAAGACAGCACTCACCTAGAGCAGGGTGCTACACCGTGGTTCTCCACAGCACAACCTACACAGGCTGGAACATGTTGGGGAAGAACTGAAGAGACTGCACAAAGCAAATACCATTGATCCAACTGAAGGTTTTGATCAGACAACTCCAGTTCTTCCTGCAGTGAAGCGTGATGGTACAAATAAGGTGGTACAAATAAgatgcaaagtactggaataactcagcaggtctgtcaGCATCAGCAAAgtctgtggactttggaagaggaaggatgaggtccCACAATtttgtttatatcaacgggacgatggtggagagagtcaaaaacttcaaattcctgggcgtgcatatttccaaagatctttcctggaccattTCCTGGTCAGTGCGAAcccattgggccaaatggcctgtttccacactgcatctctaaactaaactaaactctacctcTTTTGCCTCCCTCTCAATCACCTCTGAAACATTAAAAcgccagaacattgagctgccagtcatgTCCCCCTGACAACTGCCTCAGAAGAGATCCCATTGTCTAAAAATCACACCctcagataataggtgcaggagtaggccactcggcccttcaagccatcactgccattcactgtgatcatggctgatcatccatcagtaccccgttcctgccttctccccatacccttgacTCTCCAAACCCAATATGtcatctccagcactttgtgtcttattttgtaaaccagcatctgcagttccttgatatcTCTGGATATCTCGAGTAGCCATCACACATTGCATAATTTTACAAAATAACGGGACCAACCACTCATTGCCATGCCAATTAATTTGATAGTGGTCATCCAGAAAATATTCTCTCATTTTACTGAATGTAACATTCCTCACCATCCATCTAAGACCAGCACGGTTCCAAAGGCAGGCCACATGTCTTGCGCAATTGTGTCCCACTTCTACCAGTAGTGGAACAAAATTAATAAATATCTCCACATAAGAATGAAGCAAATTTTCCCATTCACTTTTGTTTGGCCAAGTTGTGTGTTTGCATTATGGTGCAGTGCATGCCATTATAATGCTGATagtacaaaaaacaaacaaaaaatgaatTAGCTAATCATTCATTTATTAGTGCCTCAGGGTACATTCTCGATTGTTTAAGGTAATTGCGGTATGAAAACGTTTTAACAATTAGTTATTTGTAAAGCCGCTTTAAGGTCTTCACAATGATTAAACAAAAAGAGCGGTACTGAAGATAGATTAtagggtttttttaaaaatctgccaaATTACCAAAcggtaaactttaaaatctcccaCTGAACAGAAGAAGTTAAACGATTTACTTTTCAAGCAAAGAATTTACAGACAATAGAATGAATTACCAGCAGTGGTCATTGTAGAGGGATCAGAACCCCACATTAGAGTAAGAAGATAACAAACAATGGTAAAAATGATTAGTGATCATATGAAAACGTGGATTGATTCGTATCCAATACTAACTGCAAGAGCTTTTGCAGAGAGTTAAGCATCTCTGATATCTATTTTGAGAATAGCTTTCCACTCGTTAGACATGGTGGCTGAAACTAATATGCCCCCTTTAGTGATGTTGAGTGACGCGTTTCCCTTGCCCAGCGCAGTCTTGGTGAAGGAAGGTGACTCCATTAGCTTGTAGTACATCTTGTTGTATAAGTCGTCGTTAGTCTCAATAATGTAGTCGGGGACATACAGCGCATACTCGATGCTGTACTGATTGTAGTCGAACGGGTTGGAAATCAGCAGCGAGATCTGAGTGTCGCCGAACTTGTAGGTCAGCACCCCGACAGCACCGTAGACTGTGGAGGGGGTCTTGATGAACACGCACACCCCTTTCTCTCCCCGGTCAATGGAGGGGGGTGGTGGATCACTCACTCGGCCACTGTAACTGTAGGTCCTGCAACAGACACATTACATCTGTATTATGGTCTCGAAAGACAGACTATTTCCGACTGTCCTTTAGATACGGTGCTACCTTTATATGTAAGAAAAGCTCTAAGCTTCCCAAGAGCACTGTCAGGCAAAAAGGGACAACAGCCAAAATGTATTGTGTTTCAATGTGCAAGTGTCCTCAATAAAGTGAGCATGCATTGTTATCAAATGAAGTCAGACACCCTGCCACTCTGGGTGGTATTAGGACAGAAGACCAAAAGATCTGTCAAAGGAGCAAGTTTGAAGGATGAACTAGTGAAGATGAGCGAGTTTGAAGTCTTTACGTTTTGGGAATGTTTGGTCTCAACAGAGTGAGCAAGTCTGGACAGCAAGTTGTGGAGCAATTAAAGTTGGCACGTTGCAGAGGCCCAGCAGGACCAGAATTTGTCAGAACTCAGCCGTACTCTATGTCTAGACCTCCAAACGTTAATGCTGCCCTTCACGTTAAAATGGCAtctcgacattgaagcccccgccgggcggagaaaatcccgcggcctatttcaggccgcaccagacggtgaaaggtccgcagtgggccgacccaagccccgcgacccccccccccccaccacacccccaccacatccCCAccgccaccacccccaccccccccccaccaccacccccaccccccccacccccccaaccccccacctcccaccccccaccacacccaccaccaccagccacccaccgccaccaccaccccccactaccccccgcccccaccacccaccaccccccaaccccctccaccacccccccacataacacacaaccatagAACTGTTTGTTTACTTACACAGGTTCAGTTAAAGTGTAGTGCATACTTTTGTTGCTGATTTCAACCCCGACACATCTGTTGGAGTCAATGTTTACCATTACTTCTTCAATGGATATTGGCATCTTGTAAAATCTGGAAAAGCACAGGAAATCTACATGAAAAATTGATAGTTTTGGACTTAAATGAACACATTATCTAGATAAATCATTCCATTAATCATTCCATTAATTTACTCACGGTGCTGTCCAGCGATACACAATTTTTTCTTTGGACCTGGTTCTGGTCAATGTCTGTTTCACAGAATCTGCTTTCTGTTTGATTCTTAGATAGGAAGTGACTGAGGGCGGTGAGAACAGAGTAAATACCAGCCATTGGCCATCAGCCTTACCTGTTAGGATGATGTGTACGGTTTAAGAAAACAGCAAAACCAGTTTGTGACAACACCCCACATGTTTGTTTATAAAGTATTTGAGGCTTTTGtcacggggacagggtgtactCTGGAGTCAGCCCTTGGCAATCAGGGCTCATTCAGCAAGCATTTGGGGGCTTTGGATTAAGTTACGATGAGGCTTTATTTTGCCAGAGGATTAACGTTGCATTCTCGCGGCTCAGCCTAACATTTACCTGAGGTGGAGGTGGGTGTCGGGGTTTGGGTTGGGTGTGGGTGAAGGATGCCCATCcagaagaagcatttagacaatagacaatagacaatagacaataggtgcaggagtaggccattcagcccttcgagccagcaccgccattcaatgcgatcatggctgatcactctcaatcagtaccccgttcctgccttctccccataccccctcactccgctatccttaagagctctatccagctctctcttgaaagcatccaacgaactggcctccactgccttctgaggcagagaattccacaccttcaccactctctgactgaagttgGTGACAATGCTGCTccagcactgctttctgtgggGTTTCCATCCTTTGATGCATTATTTAAGGAGGTTTCTCTGGGTTGCTGGAAGAAGGGGAAAGTCTTCGGGTGTCCAGACTTCCTTAATTGCCCTCCAGTCTACATCTCCACCTTCCAGGATCCTGTTTTGAGGCAGATCCTATTATCCAGCCTGAAGATTTCTATTACCTGTTTATTTTCGAAACAGTCAGGTGTTGACAGGGCTGACTCCTGCCAACAGAattttgaaaatgaaaataacaagctTGCTCTCTGGTAACTGGAGCGGGGGAGATAATTATGTTCCTTTCAGGGTTGATTCCTTGCCACCCACAGAACTGGTCCCTGTTATACAGGTTTGTTACACAGGAATGGTCTTTATCTTTTTGCTAACTCATTTCAGCAGTTTCTACATGAGGAGTGGTAAAACCAGAGATACTTGAAATAACCCAGGGCAGAGATGGGGTGATGTTGTGCTCGTCCATCTGTTGGATGGAACAATTTAAAATGAAACggtgggtttggcacaggaatgtggattttttagtttagtttagagacacggcacggaaacaggccctttggcccaccgagtccgcaccgaccagctgtGGGCTTGGCGGGCCAATCCCTGCACGCtaaacactatcttgcacacactagggacaatttgcattgataccaagccatttagcatacaaacctgtacgcctttggagtgtgggaggaatccggagatcttggagaaaacccacgcagatcacagggagacaatagacaataggtgcaggaggaggccattgggcccttcgagccagcaccgccattcaatgtgatcatggctgagaacgtacaaactcgctcAGAGAGGcagccatagtcagaatcgaacccaggtctctggcgctgcaaagcagttGCTCTACTGCCATGCCACCGTGGATGTTAGGTAGTGTAAGAagaaggcagtctgaagaagggtctcgacccgaaacgtcacccattccttctctccagagatgctgcctgtcccgctgagttactccagcattttgtgaaataaataccgtggATGTTaggtagtttagtttcgtttaatttcgagctacagcatggaaacgggcccttcggcccaccgagtccacatggaccatcaatcacctgtacaccagttctacattattccatggttgcatcctacacacgaggggcaattacaGCAGCCAATGAACCGAGAAGCCTGCCgtccttggaatgtaggagaaaacgggagcacccggagaaaacccacgtggtcaaaggaacaacatacaaactccatacaggcagcacctggagaTAGGATCCAACCCTGGTctatggcaccgtgaggcagcagcactatcgctgcaccactgtgctgtggaGGTATGAAGTTAGTCGTGGATCTTTCACAAGCCGTTACATATCACTTCAGatctagagagagggggagagggggagagagagaggggggggagagagagaggggggggggagagagagagagagagagagagagagagagagagagagagagagagagagagagagagagagagagagagagagagagagagagagagagaggtcgtgtttttctctgctccggcgactgagaagttttgaagcaacctttcaggttcttgtcgaaggaggaggaacagttgcagtgagatttcatagtttgaccgaacgtcggactgtggaaactttcctttgtttaaggatttctccatttcgtgtggaattcctgagttcctctgcaccgcggtgggagcagccgtggctggcggattgccaagagtgcctggagatcgtgggtaggaatgattttggtgtctttgacatttatagcaccgactctctgccccaataccgttttgcacagtgctgttgcctgggcttaacgtgaagagggtatcttttgcttctgtcagggctttgaagagccttccaaaagctgctctggactgtggaggtgagctggggactttcctttctctggctggaggaaactgcttctgctgctcattcagactgtgactgtctctgaggatcgcttttgagctgaggtgctgctgtccctggagctgaggtgtgccactgtcatgaaggcgggggctcggcctaaggttcagagctacgcagtggcgacttcgacggcggcctcgaggccactcgtggatgagcctcatgttgacttggactgggatatttacgggatctcggttcaaaccgggttcacgtggagcagggctgcaattgcaaagggcttgcatgatctgttcaagagggatgtcattgcctcttccgagagtgcaggagggaaggttcagttgatactgaagtcccggaaggatgtggcccaagtgttggagaaggggctcacggtggagggggtccatctacaagtggaaccgtgggtgtccaatgtaaaatcggttctcctacggaattgtcccacgtttctccgggatgcaaaaatccttccacacttgatgaagattggggaggtgcggtctaagcttactaggctcatgcaccccgggaatgacccgtatgagaaaggggtgctgagcttcaagaggcgcgtgtttatgaaggtggaagtggggttgggtgccgaggggagtttcgctgtggagcataagggtctctccaatcgcgtgtattggagctggggagaggcacagtgtcatgcgtgcaaggagtttggacatctccgtagagagtgtcccaggagccgggccactgcgagaaattctaacgcaggggcccaggaatgcagtgctggcccatccggggcggccctccaagcctcggtggcccggggtggaactgctgactcggctggggctgctggctccgtctcggtaacccgggacggcactgccaacccatcagaggctgcaagtactaccttggtgacccggagcagtgagggcccccccccccccatgccctgaacctgtggaggtggtagatggcaaggcgcaggggaagggtgaagggggggagggaggttgggtgacgcagaaggggaagattaagaataaggataagaagaagaataagcccctccaagggaatcaatcaacagcagatgggctcctgcccagtgggcccagtgaagtccagggcgcacctggtttggctcagcaaggagctgaggtgaaccggaagggggcaggtgggagcaaacatgggagtagaaagggggtagcgggtggtgcggaggtggaggacccttcctctatggaggtcaccgcacctcccatagccaccgggacaaaaagaaggctgtcggaaagcgaggaagagcatgagcgtgggcccaaattaagggggacggatatttcgagacattccacccctgtcgagagcggtgaccacggactggtgacttgtgggccggaggatgagcctctggttcagggaccttctgcaggtgttaccagatcagttac
This region of Rhinoraja longicauda isolate Sanriku21f chromosome 24, sRhiLon1.1, whole genome shotgun sequence genomic DNA includes:
- the LOC144605300 gene encoding uncharacterized protein LOC144605300; the encoded protein is MPISIEEVMVNIDSNRCVGVEISNKSMHYTLTEPVTYSYSGRVSDPPPPSIDRGEKGVCVFIKTPSTVYGAVGVLTYKFGDTQISLLISNPFDYNQYSIEYALYVPDYIIETNDDLYNKMYYKLMESPSFTKTALGKGNASLNITKGGILVSATMSNEWKAILKIDIRDA